The Mercenaria mercenaria strain notata unplaced genomic scaffold, MADL_Memer_1 contig_1859, whole genome shotgun sequence genome window below encodes:
- the LOC128551950 gene encoding uncharacterized protein LOC128551950, producing the protein MPDLPKTVTNDKICLPSENGILRCGNAPDLIHGFLGRVIAAKYAKVKQEEEKRQQKYLNENRVRQMEILDKYVWEMKPAAKLTGKEQPKQTKKSHADMTSVRVWRHGRELYDTSGFERYGVRYRNGRLAVPVSGTYFVYSYVDFFEPCVPSTDKPNVKNASVPISMPCDTSGFERYGVRYRNGRLAVPVSGTYFVYSYVDFFEPCVPSTDKPNVKNASVPIRMPYLSLIFWTQTSLK; encoded by the exons ATGCCAGACTTACCTAAAACCGTTACTaatgacaaaatatgtttgccGTCTGAAAATGGTATTCTTCGCTGTGGAAATGCACCGGATTTAATACATGGATTTTTAGGGAGG GTTATTGCCGCAAAGTATGCCAAGGTGAAACAAGAGGAGGAGAAGCGGCAACAAAAATATCTGAACGAAAACCGAGTCCGCCAGATGGAAATTTTGGACAAATATGTTTGGGAAATGAAGCCAGCTGCTAAACTAACGGGAAAAGAACAGCCAAAGCAAACTAAAA AGAGTCATGCAGATATGACGTCTGTACGAGTTTGGCGCCATGGGAGAGAACTCTACGATACAAGTGGGTTTGAACGTTACGGCGTGCGATATAGAAATGGTCGTTTAGCTGTCCCCGTATCAGGCACTTACTTCGTATATTCTTATGTGGACTTTTTCGAACCGTGCGTCCCCTCCACCGACAAACCAAATGTTAAGAATGCAAGTGTACCAATAAGTATGCCTTGCGATACAAGTGGGTTTGAACGTTACGGCGTGCGATATAGAAATGGTCGTTTAGCTGTCCCCGTATCAGGCACTTACTTCGTATATTCTTATGTGGACTTTTTCGAACCGTGCGTCCCCTCCACCGACAAACCAAATGTTAAGAATGCAAGCGTACCAATACGTATGCCttatttaagtttaatattttGGACGCAGACGAGTCTGAAATAG